One Nothobranchius furzeri strain GRZ-AD chromosome 7, NfurGRZ-RIMD1, whole genome shotgun sequence genomic window, CTAGGACTACAACCGgtaagactacaaccgctaagactacacccgctaggactacaaccgctaagattaCACTggctaggactacaaccgctaagattaCAACCGCTAGGACTACACCtgctaggactacaaccgctaagaataCACCCGCTAGGACTACAACCGGTAAGACTACACCCACTAGGACTACAACCACAAAGACTACATCCGCTAATACTACACCCGCTAGGACTACGAGCATTAAGACTGCACCCTCTATGACCACACCTGCTAGGACTACAACCACTAGGACTACAACTGCTAAGATTACACCTGCTAGGACTACacccgctaagactacaaccgctaagactacacccGCTAGGACTACAACAGCTAAGATTACACCCACTAGGACCACACCCGCTAGGACTACAACTGCTaaaactacaaccgctaagaccacACCCGCTAGGTCTACAACCGCTAAGATTACACCCactaggactacaaccgctaagattaCACCCTTTAGGACTACAACTGCTAGGACTACACCcgctaggactacaaccgctaagattacacccgctaggactacaaccgctaagactacacccgctaggcctacaaccgctaagactacatcTGCTAAGACTACACCCGCTAGGAGTACGAGCGTTAAGACTGCACCCATTAGGACTACACCCGCTAGGACTACACCCACTAGGACTACACCCTCTAGGACTACACCTgcaaggactacaaccgctaggaCTGCAACCGCTAATACTACACCCGCTATGACTACAACCACTAGGACTACAACCGGTAAGACTACACCcgctaggactacaaccgctaggaCTACACCCGGTAAGACTACACCCGCTAAGACTACACCTGCTAGGACTACAACAGCTAAGATTACACCCGCTAGGACTACAACCACTaaaactacaaccgctaagaccacACCCGCTAGGTCTACAACCGCTAAGATTACACCtgctaggactacaaccgctaagattaCACCCGCACGGACTACAACAACTAAGATTACACCCGCTAGGACTACacccgctaagactacaaccccTAAGACTAAACCCGCTAGGACTACAACAGCTAAGATTACACCCCCTAGGACTACACCcgctaggactacaaccgctaaaacTACAACCACTAAGACCACACCCGCTAGGTCTACAACCGCTAAGATTACACCcgctaggactacaaccgctaagattaCACCCGCTACGACTACAACTGCTAGGACTACACCcgctaggactacaaccgctaagattacacccgctaggactacaaccgctaagactaaacccgctaggactacaaccgctaagactacatcTGCTAAGACTACACCCGCTAGGACTACGTGCGTTAAGACTGCACCCACTAGGACTACACCCGCTAGGACTACACCCACTAGGACTACACCCTCTAGGACTACACCTgcaaggactacaaccgctaggaCTGCAACCGCTAATACTACACCCACTAGGACTACAACCGGTAAGACTACACCcgctaggactacaaccgctaggaCTACACCCGGTAAGACTACACCcgctaggactacaaccgctaagactacatcTGCTAAGACTACACCCGCTAGGACTACGAGCGTCAAGACTGCACCCACTAGGACTACACCCTCTAGGACTACACCCTCTAGGACTACACCCGCTAGGACTACAACCGTTAGGACTGCAACCGCTAATACTACACCCGCTATGACTTCAACCACTAGGACTACAACCGGTAAGACTACACCCGCTAGGACTACACCCGGTAAGACTACACCCactaggactacaaccgctaggaCTACAACTGCTAAGACTTCATTGTCAACGCACTAACGTAATTTTTACGAACGTGGTATTGTAACTTCCGCAAGTcttacgttcagccaatcatcaACTGTGACGTCTTTGGCAGCTGCA contains:
- the LOC139070722 gene encoding uncharacterized protein, which translates into the protein MDVMLKPDLKGKIQGEKVRFQSGLKGRTWRGRVPSFWSTYREGPFTAGLPSVPQEPQEPCCCFLNQLQSGQSCFANAIKAGVRIVDPVSVPYRFGVLQLPKTSHHSGCSISGCSPNGCSPSGCSPRGCSPRGCSPSGCSLDARSPSGCSLSRCSLSGCSPSGCSLTGCSPSGCSPSGCSLTGCSPSGCSISGCSPSGCSPCRCSPRGCSPSGCSPSGCSPSGCSLNARSPSGCSLSRCSLSGCSPSGFSLSGCSPSGCNLSGCSPSGCSPSSCSRSGCNLSGCSPSGCNLSGCRPSGCGLSGCSFSGCSPSGCSPRGCNLSCCSPSGFSLRGCSLSGCSPSGCNLSCCSPCGCNLSGCSPSRCNLSGCRPSGCGLSGCSFSGCSPSGCNLSCCSPSRCSLSGCSLTGCSPSGCSPSGCSLTGCSPSGCSHSGCSISGCSPSGCSPCRCSPRGCSPSGCSPSGCSPNGCSLNARTPSGCSLSRCSLSGCRPSGCSLSGCSPSGCNLSGCSPSGCSPSSCSPKGCNLSGCSPSGCNLSGCRPSGCGLSGCSFSSCSPSGCGPSGCNLSCCSPSGCSLSGCSLSGCSPSRCNLSSCSPSGCSPSRCGHRGCSLNARSPSGCSISGCSLCGCSPSGCSLTGCSPSGCILSGCSPSRCSPSGCNLSGCSPSQCNLSGCSPSGCSLSGCSLTGCSPRGCNHSGCSPSGCSPSMCNLSGCSPSGCNLSSCSPSECIRSGRSLSGCSPSGCNLSSCSPRGCSPSGCNLSCCSPSGCSLSGCSPSGCSLSGCSLSGCSPSGCSLSGCSLTGCSPSGCSPSRCNISSCSPSGCSPSRCNVSGCSPSACSPGRCNISGCSPSGCSPGGCNLSSCSPSGCSPSRCSLSGCRPSGCNLSVVVLAVVVLVGVVLVFVVLAGVILAVVVLVGVVLTLVVLAGVVLAGLVLAVVILAGVVLPVVVLAGVVLSGVILVVVVLAGVILAVVVVAGLVLAVVVLVGVVLPVVVLAGVILAVVVLAGVILAGVILAVVVLAGLVLAVVVLAGVVLPVVVLAGVILAVVVLAGVILAVVVLAGVVLPVVVLAGVILAFVVLAVVVLAGVILAVVVLAGVVLAVVVLAGVSLSGCSPSGCSLSSCSISGCSLSGCSPSGCSPSGCSLSSCSISGCSLSGCSPVAHKSTLFRVNVFISKGNVN